In the genome of Pagrus major chromosome 17, Pma_NU_1.0, the window tgtacttttgactcactacatttattcaatAATTTCAATAACAAGTAcatttgcagattcagattattaaagCCACTTCGCGGaaactttcttttccttttttttcttttgttaatcCTGTCTTAATAAGTCCTAACATGTCTTTATAGAAATGACCAATCTTCtttctgatggtcttgtttgctatGTAGGCCATAAAGAGGCATCaatattaaattgagactgtttcataaccagatAGAAGTTCCTTGTAGTAACTTAAATGTTGAATCATTATTTGACTTCAGAgcaaaagtagcacattttcaaaaacatttcttttttttaacggCAATCAGTCCAAAAAAACATggattccaataatcagaaaaatagtAAATATCGTATCAAGTAATCGGTCGATCCCTGTGGTTCGTCAGCTCTCCCGACATCAGACAGTGAGGATGTTTGTCTCTGATTGATCATTTCTGCTGGTTACAGAAATGACACCTGCCCACATCCACTTCTGGACCAATAATACTAACAGTGTGTGTAactaatttttgtattttattatttttttcgtTTGTATGCCGCTTTTACTCAGCTGTTCATAACAATTATGCTTTGTTTTCACaagatgtttaatgtttattatcTTAATGTTAGGGCACTAAACAAGCTAGTGAGGTGGCTGGCAGGGAGATTTTTACCCCTGGAGATATTTCTGATACAGAAATTTGAATCACTACCGAGTGACTGTAGCAAAACTGAAGATCGTAGACATCATCTCAAGTAAGAAATCACTGTTCATGTTTGTTAGGCACATGTGGTCTatgcagcagagagggagaaaggggaaTGTGAGTTGTGAATATATAATGAAGGATGACAGTTGAGGATTAAGGACTGAGTCTTTTGTATTATAAGCCAGTCGCGGCGCCAAAGAAAAGAGTTCCTGCGAATGTTCAGGATCCAGTAAGgttaacatgaaaatgaaatgaaacactcCTGGACACCTGCTTGGACTGACAATGTTGTATATGGTAATAACACTGGGTTGACCTGTGTTTTAAGGATCTATTATTAAactggatgttttgttttgtttttgctaaatAATTTCACGTCTGATAAGCTGTATCTGACCTGGTCCCTGTAaagatttatgttttatttatcaaagaATTGGTTTACATCGTGGCCTAAGACATTTCAAGATTCAACTCCACATTCCTTTGAAATTCAAGAGAAATTTTCTACAAATTGCTGTAGCTCTTAAACCCCATTATTTACCACCTTTGTCTAGTTGAGATGATGTATTTGTCATGAACTACTCCTGGTTTTAcgctgaaatgtaaaatgttatttcaaaCAGATCCATTTAAGTTGGTTGGTAAGGAGTCAAACAGCCACCAAAGAAAACACTCCAAGAAATTCTTCCTTATTAGAATAGTGCAGATAACTTTTTATTAACACctgcattttgttgttttatgttataATAACTATGATTTTTAATGGGTGGTTCTGTATAATTGCTAGATGCAGACCAGTTCTGTCGTAGTTGTTCTGTACTACACCATGGCATAAGAAAAACATCATCCTTCGGTGCTTAAAGGTTGGCGACACTACAATATATTTGAAATAATGCAATATGAACCACAATCTGCCACCTTTCAGCTGTAAGAAGTATATTTATTGATATGTTTGATTGCTGGAggctgaaatgataaaaaattgTATTATGTACCTTAGATGATTGTACGTATACTGTATACTGACAGAAGGATGTCTGAAACTTTATAGCGTGTGTTGCCTATGAAGGGGGACTATTTGACAATTTcactttttatatttcatgtttagaTTGTGATATTATAGATAGATTCTCTCCATGATGATTCTGGGTTGTTAATCTCCCACGCTTTTTCTACATGAATGTTTCACACGGCTCACGAGCCAACGTTGCTGGTTGTCCTATATGCTTCAATTActatatttttactgtgtataatatgtgtatatgtacataGGAGTCACGGAAATGCCTTCTCATGCAATATGTGCTGCCTGTCCCTCCTGCCATGTTTCAGTTATGTGGTGGtgatgttttcatgtctgaTTTTAAAGGattaaacatattttctaaATCTTGGTTTTGGTCCCTTTGTTCATGTGTATTTTCTTACTACCTGTTAAGTGCATAGACTGTATCGAACATGGTTATACTCTCCTCGACCTCTCCTATACGTTTCTGAAGAGCTATTGTGAGGCTCAGTGTGATGGCTCCACCTAACTCCTGGGTAATTCAAAAATGGGCAAAGGGGTGGACCgtgggtggagctgaggtggcTCAAAGTCTGGTTGCTGACAGCTAGCAGCTAACTTTAAGCCAAAAGGACCCTGACACACCTGGCTGAGGGTTGGCAGTCAGTCAGGGAATCTTGTAGCTCTTGTTGTTGCAGTGTGTTCCCACACCATTGGCATCTTTGGTACCAGTCAGCCTTTAAAGGCCCTTGTTGACGACTTTTTAGCTAAGTGTGTAGAATCAGTGTTCGAATCACTCAGGTTGATCAACTAAGCAAGTCAGTGCACGAGAAAGGAAATGGAAGAAGATCCATGATTTTACCCGTTTAGCCTggtttctctttatttttcacctTCGCCTCTTCCCCactgccatttgcaactttttaacagatttttgtATTCAATTAGGAGCGGCTATATTGGCGCTGCTTTATCATTACAGTGGTTTGTATATCCGCTGTGTCAAGTCTTTCTGGTTTCATTTTTTGACCACCTGGTGGCGTGGAAGGGTATTTTCTCTCACAACACAGACCCTAGATGTGAGGCGACCAACAGTCACTCTGTATTCACCCctgtaaaaatgtcatgaacAGTGAAATTAGCTATAAAGACCAAACATGTTCAATCTGCTTGGGTTTTTTATATGAGGGTCTATGGGGTTTGGCACAAATGTTGATTGTCAGGctcaagtggccatttgaggaactgcagtttttgacACTTGTgcgttggcttcatttttcagccctggAGGTTGCCACTCGGTTAATAGCTGTGAAAAGTTGTGTATGTTGAGAAAAAAGGGGACTAGCATCTTTTAAGTTTCTGTAGAGATTTTAATAATGTCTAGacaacattacatttacttaatatGGTGAATGCTGCAACAAATAGTCACAGTTTCTCACACCCTGTTACATCACTTCAGACTCTTCCTCAACTAAAACCTGCCCTGTGATTTCAAAGTCCAGGTTTCCCCAGTTGAACACATTGCCTGGAGTGATATGTTGTCCATCCATGTAGCGTTTGATGTCAGCGGCCGTCAGGACGTAGTTCCACACGTGGACTTTAGAAATCATACCAATGAAGGATTGGCTTGCATCGAAACCCCCACCGTAGGTGTCCTGCTCTTGGCCCAGGATAGTGATTGGTGCTCCAGTGATAGCACCAGTCTGGATGAATCTCTTGATGGTCGCTTTGCCGTCCACCCAGAGCTGAGCCAACCCATTGTCAGAGCGCCAGGTGGCACACACAGAGTGCCAGGTGCCAGGTGGAAATGACAGTGACAAGAAGTCTGTGCCCCCGTCCTTAGCGTGCACCCTGATCACATCTTGGGCACTGGTCTTAAAGAGCACAAAGTCATTGCTGTGTGTGGCAGTAGCCAATGAGAAGAGCCCGTAGTTCCTGGTGAGATCTGTCTGGAATCTGATAAGATGCACCAGCTGTTAGGAACTTGGGCAAACAATTCTGCCAACATAACCACAAACAAGCTTTCTGGTTCGCAGTTACCTGAGACAGGTGGTCAAAAAGCTGAATTTGTTCTGAGATGTCAGGAGTTTCACATGATCTCTGTTACTCTCTCTGGGAAAGACGAACACTTTGCCTGACAGATCTGCACATGTAGAACATCAAACCCAAAACAGTGttcagaggaggagagtgagcAAGAAAAGATTAGTGTTTtgtgattaaaacaaacatagATATTCTAGCTGTAAATGCTGTTCAGTAAACAAGCTTGTACACAAAACTCTGTAGATTCAACAATAGTTGACATACCTTTTGGTGTGGCGCAGCATGTTGCAAACATCACCATCAAAAGTAAGAGTTTCTCCATCTGAGATTTCAAAAAGTCACTATTTGAGTATCTGAGCAGTTCTATAATTAATTTAAGTTAAGTTTAAACCAGCTTAATCTGACCAAAATGCTGTACAAGGGAACATTAAGTAAAAAAACACACCGTAAAACAATATACAACAAGGGTTATAAAAACTCAAAGTTCAAGACAACATTGTAGCAGCCCCATTGTTTAAGACTTGatatctttctttgttttgggctgattttcaaaatccctctggactcTTGGCTGCCCCACGTCATTCTAGTGGGGGAAACTGTGTTCATTCTTGAACCCTTAAAACCCAAGCCTCTACACACCTTCAGTTTGATTatcccctgaagaggcatttgtttattggtttattgtccaagtagctGACATTGGGCATCCCCTCtaaatttacatgttttttgtttatatttgtatgtagaTTGGGCTGGCTTgaaagcattttactgccagtaccgccacaaCATACTAAAAGATTAGTGGGCCAGCAAGATCAATGAGTAAAATGTGTCTTCAGCCTGGAttaaaaaacagagataaagaaGATATATCTATCTAGCTGCAACTGGttagaaatacatttaatttaactgaTTATTTATATTGAGAcagtaaataaatcaacaaaatataaaaatacaaagagcaAATGAAGTTGAAAAACAGTACAGTTGTTAAGGTGTATAAAGTGTCTTTTACCTTGTAGTCTGGCTGTGTCAGCTTCTTGTCCTGCATGTCCCAGGTTCAGATTGATTGTCCCACTTGTATTTATAGAACAAATATGCTTTCATCATGGAGGACTGTGAACTCAAACATAAAGGAGGCAAAGGACTGTTGAGGTCTGAAGGGGCATACTGGGTCAATCCCAGCAGCTTGAAACAAGCTGGCTAGCTAtactgagcagcaacaaaccttattaaaaaatgttttccctcatgtcacaaacaccaacaactcCTTCCTTATGGCAGCTCTGAGGGGGCACACTAGTTCTTGTGCTTTCTGTTACAATGGTACAGGgtcgatgactgtcagccatcagCGATGGACAATAGCTTTGTGTATCAGCCCAACCCTAGTCTGTATTATTAGGCAGTGTCCCTTCCCAGTAAGTATCCTATTATTCTAATTGAACCAACATACTGTCTTTAAATGTTGTTTGCCAACCAAGCTTTTCATTATGTCTGCACACCCCAGGGCCCAAAAAGGTATCCCTTTTTCATTTTAGCCCTTGGTCTTATGAGTCTGTGCACACCACTgggtcagaaaaaaaagaaagaaaataaaatactgtttttatcATATCACAActtattttaatcaaattgaCTCTAAATATATTAAATCACTTGATAATTTATCAatccattttgcattttatcattAAATTTGTGTTACcttttttaactgaattttcatctttCCATCTTCCATTCCTATTACTGctcttttatctatttatctgtttttaatgtgatgtctttttccttttttcataccgtcctttactgcttttatttgtttctttaatctatttattatAATCTTTTTATCGATTGCTAATTCATTTGATGTGATGCTGTCTTCTAATTGTCCtattgtttttatacttttatttatttattttttgcatttatttttcttcttattatgtatcttctctctctcttccttctctgtgattttgtctgttttatcgCTTTTgttccttttacttgtaataacTCATAtagactgtttgtgtttttacattttctgcactGCCTTCATGATTTAACTCACCTTAGACTagacttccttgtgtttggcttcactgttgagtgtttattctgtgatattgtcttcctgagtttcctgcttttgcttgattgtcaaagcactttgtaaactctgtttttaaagatgctatataaataaataaaagttaatcattattattattattattattattattattattacttccATCTCTCATATTTGTAATAGTTATTAATCATCCTTATGAGAGGATTGTATGAAATTTggagcttcttttttttttttttaaagaaaaactgcatTACCCATAAACCACCGCGATGACGTAGCAAACCACAGACATCAAGATGGTGCTTGAAAGTACTATGGTCTGGTAAGGAACTAGAAATATGTTTAAAGTTGAAATAGAAAAGACTAACTGTATTTAAAACAAGCTATCATTTGATAAACGGAAGATTTGTCTCTTGACGTCGTTTGTCTGAAAAACTCGAGCAGGTTTAGcgacttgttttgttttgtgcttaAGATGCTCGAGCTATTCCCTGAGTCACTCCACAACCAAACGTTAGCCTGCAGGAGCTGCCAGGACACAGCTAACTAACGACTTGTGGTCCGGTTGTGGACATTTAACAAGCTATGTGTTGGTCAACGCTCATCAGTGAAGTGTTGCTGCCTTACGTTAATAGGACTTGATTGTAAAGAGTGCGGCTGAAGTTGGATAATGGCTTTGTATAACgcgttagcattagctagctaacaaacCCCCAACCTTCTGTCATTGACAGAACAGGCAATTCGTGGGATCTATTGTCACCTTTGTTTGACcgacataaacaaaatgagcTAACGTGTTGTTTAGTTATCAAACAGacgctgccttttttttttagttttcttcagAACAACATATAAAACCTTCCGTTTGGTCAAAAGAGATGAGTTTTTCATATGTAGCAGTGCTGCAGGGGTGTTGTATTGGTTCACTGGGGCCACAACagttattttgattttgattttcattCATGTATTGAATGTTGgtagttatttattttcattgtgccaattaaatgccagaaaatagtgaaaatgctTATCTCATAGCCTGAAGTGATGTGTTAGTATTGCTTGTGTTGTCCATCAAACAGTCCAGGATcctaaaaaaatacaatttacaacaatataaaacaacatgtcCACTTGATAATTATTTTTACTGTCAGTCGACTCAttgattaattaactaattGTTCAAAAATTGGCACCAGCTAACGGCTAAATGCTAGTTAAATATGCAAGTGGCTGGTAGATATCCTTCACTCACAGCCATAAAACAATTGTCATCTATTGTGTTTATAAAATGGCCGGTAAAGTCAATTACTAGCCATTTGGCAAGTGGatgtaaatgttaattttgCACCCTGTTTCCACCCCTTGTACACTACTTAAAATTAGTTAGGTatattgggatatttttgtgttttacttaATTGTtcattctgtgacatatctgaattgttattttgtgttttgtggatATTTCTGGTCCCCCaaaataatgcgacacatttcatttgaaatgcacatgcatatatgcacccatatcccaattTCCCCAAACTAATGTTGAAGAGTGTATATGTTATACACTATTCTCATTAGAAATGCACTTATGTATTCTCATACTATCCACACTGACCTGTGCCAGCAACCAATATTAACCCAATTTGTGTAATTGTGTTCCTGGAACTAGTAATTGTTAACACGGTTGTTAATTTTTCCTAGTGTGGACAACAGTGAATACATGCGCAATGGAGACTTTCTGCCCACCAGACTGCAGGCCCAGCAGGACGCTGTTAATATTGTTTGTCACTCCAAGACCCGCACCAACCCTGAGAACAACGTGGGCCTCATCACCATGGCAAAGTAAGAGGCAGTGTGTTTGCATTAGTGCcctgacatttaaaatatgttaGTGTGATAACACAAAGTTGTGTTATGTGCCTATGCAGCAACTGTGAGGTGCTGACCACGCTGACTCCAGACACGGGCAGGATACTGTCCAAGCTGCATGCTGTGCAGCCTCGCGGAAACATCAGCTTCTGCACCGGCATCAGGGTGGCACATGTGAGTTTGTGACTTTCATGAAACAGCGGGTCTTCTCCTGCTCCTTTTGCAGGAAACCAAAAGAGGGGCTGGAAAAGAGTTGTGATGTGTGGAATAAATTTTAGGAGCATTGGGACATATGGAGAGGTCTTTAAagttaatactgtaaataaaaaaacaattccaTATTCAAAACGAGAGCAAACTTGTTTTTACCCAACTCTGAATGCTTTCTCTCGCTTTTGATACTGTAAATTAACATATATCTAATGGGAACTGGCTCACCTAACTGTAATTGAGCCATTATATATAGTGTGTTATTAATTACACTTGTGCTTTTCTTGCTACGACATGCCAAAATGTCTATGGTAAAAAGATCTACTGTCCTTTTTGTCACATGAATGCATTTTgtcatcaaacaaaaacattcatttgtcatgtttctttCTCTAGTTGGCGCTTAAGCACAGACAGGGCAAAAACCACAAGATGCGCATTATTGCATTTGTTGGCAGCCCAGTGGAGGACAACGA includes:
- the LOC141011939 gene encoding serum amyloid P-component-like, producing MQDKKLTQPDYKMEKLLLLMVMFATCCATPKDLSGKVFVFPRESNRDHVKLLTSQNKFSFLTTCLRFQTDLTRNYGLFSLATATHSNDFVLFKTSAQDVIRVHAKDGGTDFLSLSFPPGTWHSVCATWRSDNGLAQLWVDGKATIKRFIQTGAITGAPITILGQEQDTYGGGFDASQSFIGMISKVHVWNYVLTAADIKRYMDGQHITPGNVFNWGNLDFEITGQVLVEEESEVM